A genomic region of Procambarus clarkii isolate CNS0578487 chromosome 30, FALCON_Pclarkii_2.0, whole genome shotgun sequence contains the following coding sequences:
- the Ppt2 gene encoding lysosomal thioesterase PPT2-A isoform X2, giving the protein MKAYSALPFTFFIWLSCTAYKPVVIIHGVWDLRFSLDFLADQITEYHPGTEVHVVDMLHGWKSLAPLWYQVKSFYSHIRPIMDASQDGIILIDDFLRLIFPQYIKETAYEVFYSRVGQRVSVANYWNDPHHQTLYYKYSNYLPYLNNEINESYQKFYRNNFMKLKKLVLIGGPDDGVITPWQSSHFGYFDKEENVTEMRDQFFYQNDLFGLRSLDKAGKIKMYEVPGVYHTDWHHNVSVIKNCILPWLD; this is encoded by the exons ATGAAGGCCTACTCTGCGTTACCCTTCACCTTCTTCATTTGGTTATCGTGTACGGCCTACAAGCCGGTGGTTATCATACACGGCGTCTGGGACCTGAGGTTCAGCTTGGACTTCTTGGCAGATCAAATTACAGAG tatcacCCAGGCACAGAAGTTCATGTTGTTGACATGCTGCATGGGTGGAAGTCTCTGGCTCCTCTCTGGTACCAAGTGAAAAGCTTCTACTCCCATATTCGGCCCATTATGGATGCTTCTCAAGATGGGATTATACTAATAG ATGACTTTCTGCGACTTATATTTCCACAGTACATAAAAGAGACAGCATATGAAGTTTTTTACTCAAGAGTTGGCCAGAGAGTATCTGTGGCTAACTATTGGAATGATCCTCACCATCAAACACTTTATTATAA GTACTCAAACTATTTACCTTATCTCAACAATGAGATAAATGAGTCATACCAAAAATTCTATCGTAATAATTTCATGAAACTCAAGAAACTTGTTCTGATTGGGGGCCCGGATGATGGAGTGATTACCCCATGGCAGTCTAG CCATTTTGGTTACTTTGATAAAGAAGAAAATGTAACAGAGATGAGAGATCAGTTTTTCTATCAAAATGATTTATTTGGCCTACGTAGTCTGGACAAAGCTGGGAAGATTAAGATGTATGAAGTTCCTGGAGTGTATCACACGGATTGGCATCACAACGTATCTGTTATCAAGAACTGTATACTGCCATGGTTGGATTAA
- the Ppt2 gene encoding lysosomal thioesterase PPT2-A isoform X1 — protein sequence MKAYSALPFTFFIWLSCTAYKPVVIIHGVWDLRFSLDFLADQITEYHPGTEVHVVDMLHGWKSLAPLWYQVKSFYSHIRPIMDASQDGIILIGYSQGGIISRGIVESMDHNITTFISLSSPQAGQYGDDFLRLIFPQYIKETAYEVFYSRVGQRVSVANYWNDPHHQTLYYKYSNYLPYLNNEINESYQKFYRNNFMKLKKLVLIGGPDDGVITPWQSSHFGYFDKEENVTEMRDQFFYQNDLFGLRSLDKAGKIKMYEVPGVYHTDWHHNVSVIKNCILPWLD from the exons ATGAAGGCCTACTCTGCGTTACCCTTCACCTTCTTCATTTGGTTATCGTGTACGGCCTACAAGCCGGTGGTTATCATACACGGCGTCTGGGACCTGAGGTTCAGCTTGGACTTCTTGGCAGATCAAATTACAGAG tatcacCCAGGCACAGAAGTTCATGTTGTTGACATGCTGCATGGGTGGAAGTCTCTGGCTCCTCTCTGGTACCAAGTGAAAAGCTTCTACTCCCATATTCGGCCCATTATGGATGCTTCTCAAGATGGGATTATACTAATAG GTTATTCTCAGGGGGGCATTATCAGTCGTGGAATTGTGGAGTCCATGGACCATAATATTACTACTTTCATATCCTTATCATCACCCCAGGCTGGCCAGTATGGAG ATGACTTTCTGCGACTTATATTTCCACAGTACATAAAAGAGACAGCATATGAAGTTTTTTACTCAAGAGTTGGCCAGAGAGTATCTGTGGCTAACTATTGGAATGATCCTCACCATCAAACACTTTATTATAA GTACTCAAACTATTTACCTTATCTCAACAATGAGATAAATGAGTCATACCAAAAATTCTATCGTAATAATTTCATGAAACTCAAGAAACTTGTTCTGATTGGGGGCCCGGATGATGGAGTGATTACCCCATGGCAGTCTAG CCATTTTGGTTACTTTGATAAAGAAGAAAATGTAACAGAGATGAGAGATCAGTTTTTCTATCAAAATGATTTATTTGGCCTACGTAGTCTGGACAAAGCTGGGAAGATTAAGATGTATGAAGTTCCTGGAGTGTATCACACGGATTGGCATCACAACGTATCTGTTATCAAGAACTGTATACTGCCATGGTTGGATTAA
- the RagA-B gene encoding ras-related GTP-binding protein A isoform X1 has translation MSTDRRGRRTLPLSSLTLHTSYGQGHLSSRLEDTLQANDEEKVDVEHSHVRFLGNLVLNLWDCGGQEAFMENYFASQRDNIFRNVEVLIYVFDVESRELERDMHYYQSCLEAILQNSPEARVFCLIHKMDLVQDDQRDLIFHEREEDLKRLSKPLECVCFRTSIWDETLYKAWSSIVYELIPNVKELEQNLKDFANIIDADEVLLFERATFLVISHYRMRPHRDINRFEKVSNIIKQFKLSCSKLAAHFQSMEVRNSNFAAFIDIFTSNTYCMVIMSDASIPSAATLINIRNARKHFEKLERMSQGHLALSR, from the exons ATGTCAACAGACAGACGAGGAAGGAGGACCCTGCCCCTCTCATCACTAACTTTACACACAAGTTACGGCCAAGGACACCTTTCTTCCCGTCTCGAAGATACTTTACAGGCTAATGATGAAGAAAAAG TTGATGTAGAACACTCCCATGTACGGTTTCTGGGCAACTTGGTACTGAACTTATGGGACTGCGGAGG GCAAGAAGCGTTCATGGAGAACTACTTTGCTTCCCAGAGAGACAACATCTTCAGGAATGTAGAAGTGCTTATATATGTATTTGATGTAGAAAGCCGTGAACTGG AGAGGGACATGCACTATTACCAGAGCTGTTTGGAAGCCATTTTACAAAATTCTCCCGAGGCTCGTGTCTTTTGTCTTATACATAAAATGGATCTAGTCCAGGATGACCAGAGAGATCTT ATATTCCACGAGAGGGAAGAGGACCTGAAGCGTTTGTCAAAACCCCTAGAATGTGTCTGCTTCAGGACCTCAATATGGGATGAAACACTTTACAAG GCTTGGTCTAGTATTGTGTATGAGTTAATTCCAAATGTGAAGGAGTTGGAACAAAACCTGAAGGATTTTGCCAATATCATTGATGCAGATGAAGTATTGTTGTTTGAAAGAGCAACATTTTTAGTCATATCTCACTACCGCATGCGGCCACACAGGGATATTAACCGCTTTGAGAAGGTCTCAAATATAATCAAGCAATTCAAGCTCTCTTGCAG CAAGTTAGCAGCACATTTCCAGAGCATGGAAGTCCGCAATTCCAACTTTGCTGCCTTCATTGATATATTTACCTCAAATACGTACTGCATGGTCATTATGTCGGATGCATCAATAC CATCCGCGGCAACCTTGATCAACATCCGTAATGCACGGAAACATTTTGAGAAACTGGAGCGAATGAGTCAAGGGCACTTGGCTCTATCTAGATag
- the RagA-B gene encoding ras-related GTP-binding protein A isoform X2, with amino-acid sequence MMKKKVLLMGKSGSGKTSMRSIIFANYIARDTSRLGATIDVEHSHVRFLGNLVLNLWDCGGQEAFMENYFASQRDNIFRNVEVLIYVFDVESRELERDMHYYQSCLEAILQNSPEARVFCLIHKMDLVQDDQRDLIFHEREEDLKRLSKPLECVCFRTSIWDETLYKAWSSIVYELIPNVKELEQNLKDFANIIDADEVLLFERATFLVISHYRMRPHRDINRFEKVSNIIKQFKLSCSKLAAHFQSMEVRNSNFAAFIDIFTSNTYCMVIMSDASIPSAATLINIRNARKHFEKLERMSQGHLALSR; translated from the exons ATGATGAAGAAAAAG GTATTACTGATGGGTAAGAGTGGATCTGGGAAAACCAGTATGAGATCCATCATATTTGCCAACTATATTGCCCGAGACACCAGTCGCCTTGGAGCAACAA TTGATGTAGAACACTCCCATGTACGGTTTCTGGGCAACTTGGTACTGAACTTATGGGACTGCGGAGG GCAAGAAGCGTTCATGGAGAACTACTTTGCTTCCCAGAGAGACAACATCTTCAGGAATGTAGAAGTGCTTATATATGTATTTGATGTAGAAAGCCGTGAACTGG AGAGGGACATGCACTATTACCAGAGCTGTTTGGAAGCCATTTTACAAAATTCTCCCGAGGCTCGTGTCTTTTGTCTTATACATAAAATGGATCTAGTCCAGGATGACCAGAGAGATCTT ATATTCCACGAGAGGGAAGAGGACCTGAAGCGTTTGTCAAAACCCCTAGAATGTGTCTGCTTCAGGACCTCAATATGGGATGAAACACTTTACAAG GCTTGGTCTAGTATTGTGTATGAGTTAATTCCAAATGTGAAGGAGTTGGAACAAAACCTGAAGGATTTTGCCAATATCATTGATGCAGATGAAGTATTGTTGTTTGAAAGAGCAACATTTTTAGTCATATCTCACTACCGCATGCGGCCACACAGGGATATTAACCGCTTTGAGAAGGTCTCAAATATAATCAAGCAATTCAAGCTCTCTTGCAG CAAGTTAGCAGCACATTTCCAGAGCATGGAAGTCCGCAATTCCAACTTTGCTGCCTTCATTGATATATTTACCTCAAATACGTACTGCATGGTCATTATGTCGGATGCATCAATAC CATCCGCGGCAACCTTGATCAACATCCGTAATGCACGGAAACATTTTGAGAAACTGGAGCGAATGAGTCAAGGGCACTTGGCTCTATCTAGATag